A genome region from Balneolaceae bacterium includes the following:
- a CDS encoding type II CAAX endopeptidase family protein, protein MINPFYNSEEQRVRSGWRLLLQIFLVIAAGMLLMLPFSLAGVLDGADQFAVIPTLITALAALAGTWGAGRLLDRRGFVDFGHEPVPEQFRELGFGLLAGLAAMAIIFALEYSAGWITVTGYGWERPFTGSWVAAFLGFLVVMLLVGYYEELVFRGYQILNLSEGLRGTLGSRSAVVLAVAVSSIVFGVLHAWNANATSVSTFNIVLAGAVLAVPYVVTGRLGWSVGLHISWNFCQAGIFGFPVSGTSFRGSLLQIEQGGRDLITGGAFGPEAGLLGILGLLVILSLFYLIRRRSGLPITLASKFSGEPLEATEADEQGS, encoded by the coding sequence ATGATCAATCCCTTTTATAATTCCGAGGAGCAGCGGGTCCGTTCCGGATGGCGGCTGCTGCTCCAGATCTTCCTTGTCATTGCGGCCGGCATGCTGCTCATGCTCCCCTTCTCCCTTGCGGGCGTGCTGGACGGCGCAGACCAATTCGCGGTGATCCCTACGCTGATCACCGCCCTGGCCGCCCTGGCCGGCACCTGGGGGGCCGGCCGGCTGCTTGACCGTCGCGGATTTGTCGACTTCGGTCACGAGCCGGTCCCGGAGCAGTTCCGGGAACTGGGATTTGGTCTGCTGGCGGGACTGGCGGCCATGGCTATAATTTTCGCCCTGGAGTACTCCGCAGGCTGGATTACGGTCACCGGCTACGGCTGGGAGCGTCCCTTCACCGGTTCCTGGGTCGCCGCCTTTCTGGGATTCCTGGTCGTCATGCTGCTTGTGGGCTACTACGAGGAGCTGGTGTTCCGCGGCTACCAGATCTTGAATTTGAGTGAAGGGCTGCGCGGCACGCTGGGTTCACGTAGTGCCGTGGTCCTGGCCGTCGCCGTAAGTTCGATAGTATTCGGCGTCCTGCACGCCTGGAACGCCAACGCCACATCCGTGTCCACCTTCAACATCGTGCTGGCCGGGGCTGTGCTGGCCGTACCCTACGTGGTAACCGGCCGGCTGGGATGGTCGGTGGGCCTGCACATCAGCTGGAATTTCTGCCAGGCCGGAATCTTTGGATTTCCGGTCAGCGGGACCTCCTTCCGGGGCAGCCTCCTGCAGATCGAGCAGGGGGGGCGCGATCTGATCACCGGCGGCGCTTTCGGCCCGGAAGCCGGGCTCCTCGGCATCCTTGGACTGCTGGTCATCCTCTCCTTGTTTTACCTGATCAGGCGGCGCTCAGGATTGCCGATAACCCTTGCGTCCAAGTTCTCAGGGGAGCCGCTGGAGGCGACGGAGGCAGATGAGCAAGGCTCCTAA
- a CDS encoding SOS response-associated peptidase, with translation MSDRFVLHAEKKAVEELLGATASRDDWFEANYNINVGTHHPILIVEEGERVIQQALWGLIPKDAGSEREGREHHQMHLEEMKEAKKSGVWAELGCCIIPANGFYKWKFSEKRTTPFYIRLLSNQVMGIAGLYSVWQSDSGRDVYSFLMLQTEANALVKPVSDHMPLILDRDDFGRWLEDGAGDLDDLLKPYDLSRMAVNRVTEDVNDLDKNSPELIQPIPK, from the coding sequence ATGAGTGACCGATTCGTACTCCATGCTGAAAAGAAAGCGGTAGAAGAACTGCTCGGAGCAACGGCATCCCGCGACGACTGGTTCGAGGCCAACTACAACATCAACGTGGGCACCCATCATCCCATATTGATTGTGGAGGAGGGCGAACGGGTGATACAACAGGCTCTGTGGGGGCTCATTCCGAAGGATGCCGGGTCGGAGCGAGAGGGCCGGGAACATCACCAGATGCACCTGGAGGAGATGAAGGAGGCCAAAAAATCCGGCGTCTGGGCTGAGCTCGGGTGCTGTATAATCCCGGCCAACGGTTTTTACAAGTGGAAGTTCTCCGAGAAAAGAACCACGCCCTTCTACATCCGCCTGCTCTCCAACCAGGTGATGGGAATCGCGGGACTCTACTCCGTTTGGCAGTCCGATTCCGGTCGAGACGTCTACTCCTTCCTGATGCTGCAGACCGAGGCCAACGCTCTTGTGAAGCCGGTGAGCGATCACATGCCCCTTATACTGGACCGTGATGATTTTGGGCGGTGGCTTGAAGACGGGGCAGGAGATCTGGACGACCTGCTGAAGCCTTACGATCTTTCGAGAATGGCGGTCAACCGCGTGACCGAGGATGTTAATGACCTGGACAAGAACTCGCCCGAGCTTATCCAGCCCATCCCGAAATAG